One window from the genome of Fulvivirga lutea encodes:
- the lpxD gene encoding UDP-3-O-(3-hydroxymyristoyl)glucosamine N-acyltransferase codes for MEFTVSQIAELLGGKVEGNGEAKIKMLGKIQEAKSGEISFLSNPKYEPHIYETNASAVIVKKGFSPKKKLNTSLILVDDPYSSFTVLLEEYHKFISFQKSGIEEPSFLGTNSKVGDDVYRGAFSYIGENVKIGNNVKIYPHAYIGDNVEIGDNTIINAGVKLYANTKVGHHCVIHSGCVIGSDGFGFAPQSDGSYKAIPQMGNVVIGNYIDIGSNTVIDCATFHGDSTKIDDGVKIDNLVQLAHNVKVGKHTVIAAQTGVSGSTEIGSNCVIGGQVGIAGHIKLANKTSVGAQAGISKDTKEGSKLWGTPAIDVMKYQRSYAVFKNLPDLNFRLKQLEQKVLNLPTFRESE; via the coding sequence ATGGAGTTTACCGTCAGCCAAATTGCCGAGTTATTGGGCGGAAAAGTAGAGGGGAATGGTGAGGCGAAAATAAAAATGCTCGGAAAAATACAGGAGGCCAAGTCAGGTGAAATATCCTTTCTTTCCAACCCTAAATATGAGCCACATATTTATGAAACAAATGCTAGTGCAGTAATTGTTAAGAAAGGTTTTTCTCCTAAAAAGAAATTAAATACCTCTTTAATTCTGGTTGACGACCCCTATTCAAGTTTCACTGTTCTATTGGAAGAATATCATAAATTTATTTCGTTCCAAAAGTCGGGAATAGAAGAACCTTCCTTTTTAGGAACCAATTCCAAAGTGGGTGATGATGTATACAGGGGTGCATTCTCTTACATTGGTGAGAATGTGAAAATTGGTAATAATGTAAAAATCTATCCTCATGCATACATTGGCGACAATGTAGAAATAGGTGATAATACAATTATCAATGCTGGAGTAAAACTCTATGCCAATACAAAAGTTGGTCATCATTGCGTGATCCACTCCGGATGTGTAATTGGAAGCGATGGTTTTGGTTTTGCGCCTCAATCGGACGGATCTTATAAAGCCATCCCTCAAATGGGTAATGTGGTGATTGGTAATTATATTGATATAGGCTCAAATACTGTTATTGATTGTGCAACCTTCCATGGTGATTCTACCAAAATAGATGATGGTGTTAAAATTGATAACTTAGTTCAATTAGCGCATAATGTTAAAGTTGGTAAACATACCGTAATAGCCGCGCAAACAGGAGTGAGTGGCTCAACAGAAATTGGTAGCAATTGTGTTATAGGTGGACAGGTGGGAATTGCAGGTCATATTAAATTAGCTAACAAAACATCGGTTGGAGCTCAAGCAGGCATTTCTAAAGACACAAAAGAAGGATCTAAACTCTGGGGCACACCCGCAATTGATGTAATGAAATACCAAAGATCTTATGCCGTTTTCAAAAATCTTCCCGATTTAAATTTCAGATTGAAGCAACTTGAACAAAAAGTCTTAAATTTGCCGACATTTCGGGAGAGTGAATGA
- a CDS encoding HD domain-containing protein, translating into MNKKKIFNDPVYGFITIKSDLIFDIIQHPIFQRLRRIKQLGLTELIYPGAHHTRFHHAIGAMHLMSRALDSLRGKGIEVSDHEYEQAQIAVLLHDIGHGPFSHALEFSLLKGIKHESISFLLMKELNNQFSNELSLAIKIFQNTYDRQFFHQLVSSQLDVDRLDYLKRDSFFTGVSEGSIGLERIISMLNVVDDRIVVEEKGIYSIENFLNARRLMYWQVYLHKTSVSAEKMLINLILRAKELTMAGKPVQASNSLNLFLKNDFVLDDFQADTKLITAFGELDDYDIWGAIKFWQDSEDRILAELSQKILKRDLFKIKLTNEPLTKKSLEVLRASLVDQFDLRQSEARYFFAHGEVTNKAYAPESASIEILTKKGKLLNIAEAAELPNIKAISKIVKKFYLCFPKNVSLPLNS; encoded by the coding sequence TTGAACAAAAAGAAAATTTTTAATGATCCTGTGTATGGATTCATCACAATAAAAAGTGATCTCATCTTTGATATTATTCAACACCCTATTTTTCAACGACTCAGGCGAATAAAGCAACTTGGGTTAACAGAATTAATTTATCCGGGAGCGCATCATACTCGTTTCCATCATGCAATAGGTGCCATGCACCTTATGTCAAGAGCATTAGACTCTTTGCGAGGAAAAGGTATTGAGGTGTCTGATCATGAATATGAGCAGGCTCAAATTGCTGTTTTACTTCATGATATTGGTCATGGCCCTTTTTCACATGCATTGGAGTTCAGCCTTTTAAAAGGGATCAAGCATGAGAGTATTTCATTTTTATTGATGAAAGAGTTGAATAACCAGTTCAGCAATGAGCTATCACTGGCCATAAAAATCTTTCAAAACACATATGACCGTCAATTTTTCCATCAATTAGTTTCCAGTCAATTAGATGTTGACAGGCTGGATTACCTAAAGCGTGACAGCTTTTTTACAGGTGTTTCAGAGGGAAGTATAGGGCTAGAAAGAATCATCTCTATGCTCAATGTTGTTGATGATAGAATAGTAGTGGAGGAAAAAGGGATTTATAGTATTGAAAATTTCCTTAATGCAAGAAGGTTGATGTATTGGCAGGTTTATTTGCATAAAACCTCGGTTAGTGCAGAAAAGATGCTTATCAATTTAATATTAAGAGCTAAGGAGTTAACCATGGCGGGGAAGCCTGTACAAGCTTCCAATTCGTTGAATTTATTTTTAAAAAATGATTTTGTGCTTGATGATTTTCAAGCAGACACTAAGCTCATTACTGCGTTCGGAGAATTAGATGATTACGATATTTGGGGAGCTATTAAATTCTGGCAAGATTCAGAGGATAGGATATTAGCTGAGTTAAGCCAGAAAATTTTAAAGCGGGATCTTTTCAAAATTAAACTTACAAACGAGCCATTAACCAAAAAAAGCCTGGAAGTTCTGAGGGCATCTTTAGTGGATCAATTTGACCTTCGGCAATCTGAAGCCAGATACTTCTTTGCACATGGTGAAGTAACGAATAAAGCCTATGCACCTGAAAGTGCCTCAATCGAAATACTTACCAAAAAAGGGAAGTTACTTAATATAGCTGAAGCCGCTGAATTGCCGAATATCAAAGCTATAAGCAAAATTGTAAAAAAATTCTATCTATGCTTTCCCAAAAATGTATCTTTACCACTTAACAGTTAA
- the porX gene encoding T9SS response regulator signal transducer PorX, which produces MQRYNILWADDEIDLLKPHILFLENKGYDITAVNSGSDAVESCEESHFDVVFLDENMPGMSGLEALSHIKSMKPNLPVVMITKNEEESIMEDAIGAKIADYLIKPLNPSQILLSVKKILDNKRLITEKTNMSYQQEFRNISLSFGDDLDFAEWAEVYKKLIYWELEIDSTENKSMYEVLNMQKEEANNQFTKFISDNYESWLNDPDVEKPLLSHQLLKNRVLPQVGQGKSVFFLVIDNLRYDQWKIIEPAVTEYFNVEEEDSYYSILPTTTAYARNSIFSGLMPSEMEKKHPDLWVGEDDDEGKNNNEDKFLEKHLRRLNSTIKFSYHKIKRTSEGKQLVDNINNMLTNDLNVIVYNFVDMLSHARTDMAMIRELAPDESAYRSITKSWIEHSPLLEALRLIAESGSKLIVTTDHGTIRVKKAFKIVGDRNTNTNLRYKQGKNLGYTSGNEVIEVPKPERFFLPKLNVSTSYVFATEDNFFAYPNNFNYYVNYYKDTFQHGGVSMEEMIIPIISLNSKYGK; this is translated from the coding sequence ATGCAAAGATATAATATTTTGTGGGCCGATGATGAAATCGATCTGCTCAAGCCGCACATACTTTTTTTAGAAAATAAGGGCTATGACATTACAGCGGTGAATAGTGGTTCCGATGCAGTTGAAAGCTGTGAAGAAAGTCATTTTGATGTAGTTTTTTTGGATGAAAACATGCCAGGCATGTCAGGTCTTGAAGCATTATCACACATCAAATCGATGAAGCCTAACCTTCCTGTGGTGATGATCACTAAAAATGAGGAGGAGTCTATTATGGAAGATGCCATAGGTGCCAAGATTGCCGATTACCTCATTAAACCGTTGAACCCCAGTCAGATACTACTTTCTGTGAAGAAAATATTAGATAACAAGCGACTAATCACAGAGAAAACCAATATGAGTTATCAGCAAGAATTCAGAAATATAAGTTTGTCGTTTGGTGATGACTTAGATTTTGCTGAATGGGCTGAGGTGTATAAGAAATTAATTTATTGGGAACTGGAAATAGATAGCACGGAAAATAAAAGTATGTATGAAGTGCTAAATATGCAGAAGGAGGAGGCAAACAATCAGTTCACAAAATTTATAAGTGATAATTATGAGTCCTGGTTGAATGACCCAGATGTAGAGAAACCATTATTATCACATCAACTGTTAAAAAATAGAGTGCTGCCTCAGGTAGGGCAGGGAAAATCCGTATTCTTTCTAGTTATTGATAATTTGAGGTACGATCAGTGGAAAATTATAGAACCCGCTGTAACGGAATATTTTAATGTGGAGGAAGAAGATAGCTACTACTCCATTTTACCAACAACCACAGCTTATGCCAGAAACTCTATTTTTTCTGGATTGATGCCTTCAGAAATGGAGAAAAAACATCCTGATTTATGGGTGGGTGAAGATGATGATGAAGGAAAGAATAATAATGAAGATAAGTTTTTAGAAAAGCATTTGCGAAGGCTAAATAGTACTATAAAATTTAGCTATCACAAGATAAAAAGAACAAGTGAAGGAAAGCAGCTGGTTGACAATATCAATAATATGCTTACCAATGACCTGAATGTAATAGTTTACAATTTTGTTGACATGCTCTCGCATGCGAGAACGGATATGGCCATGATAAGGGAACTAGCACCTGATGAATCTGCTTACCGTTCGATCACAAAATCATGGATAGAACATTCTCCATTGCTGGAGGCTCTTCGATTAATTGCAGAGAGTGGTTCAAAATTGATAGTGACAACAGATCACGGTACAATTAGAGTAAAAAAAGCATTTAAAATTGTTGGCGACAGAAATACCAACACTAACCTTCGATATAAACAGGGAAAAAACCTGGGTTATACCTCGGGTAATGAGGTGATTGAGGTGCCCAAACCGGAACGATTTTTTTTACCAAAACTCAATGTATCCACAAGTTATGTTTTTGCCACGGAAGATAATTTTTTCGCCTATCCTAACAATTTTAATTACTACGTAAACTATTACAAGGATACTTTTCAGCATGGCGGAGTGTCTATGGAGGAAATGATTATTCCAATAATTTCCTTAAATTCGAAATATGGTAAATAG
- the tsaE gene encoding tRNA (adenosine(37)-N6)-threonylcarbamoyltransferase complex ATPase subunit type 1 TsaE: MVNSALSGLKLVCRDIEELEKVATQIIEFSHGLKFWIFDGQMGAGKTTLIKEICRQLGVQDHVSSPTYSIVNEYLTGNNQTIYHFDFYRINDEEEAMDIGVEEYFDSGNYCFVEWSSKIPSLLPDKNFLNVSIEISDADQRVIELKRHD; the protein is encoded by the coding sequence ATGGTAAATAGTGCATTATCCGGGCTAAAATTGGTTTGTCGGGATATTGAAGAGTTGGAAAAGGTGGCGACTCAAATTATTGAGTTTTCACATGGGTTGAAATTTTGGATTTTTGATGGCCAGATGGGTGCGGGAAAAACAACCCTCATCAAAGAAATTTGCAGGCAACTAGGAGTTCAAGATCATGTTTCAAGTCCTACGTATTCCATTGTAAATGAGTACCTTACAGGAAATAATCAGACTATTTATCATTTTGATTTTTATAGAATTAATGATGAGGAGGAAGCCATGGATATAGGAGTTGAAGAATACTTTGATTCTGGCAATTATTGTTTTGTGGAGTGGTCTTCAAAAATCCCCAGTCTTCTTCCTGATAAAAATTTTTTGAATGTATCGATAGAAATATCGGATGCTGATCAGCGAGTGATCGAACTTAAACGCCATGACTAA